The bacterium genome has a window encoding:
- a CDS encoding YifB family Mg chelatase-like AAA ATPase → MIANVITGALIGIEGYKITVEVDICSTIPGLTIVGLPDMAVSEAKERIRSAIKNSGYDFPSRKIVINLAPADIRKEGSGFDLPMAVGVLAANGDIKFESLENVGFLGELSLDGSLRTVNGVLPITLGLKKAGIKKIVVPEKNAKEAALVDGIEVYPVNNLQDVFKFLNPPAISEFRIQPYKIDIKEILDKTAQEEIKFDFKDVKGQEKAKRALEIAAAGGHNILMSGSPGAGKTLLAKCFAGILPPLELSEAMELTKIYSVSGLLEKDQPLVTSRPFRSPHHSASYAGIVGGGTNPKPGEISLAHRGVLFMDEVVEFPRQVLEILRQPLEDGEVTISRAMISVKYPADFILLAAMNPCPCGYFGDKLKPCTCSDFQAKKYWARLSGPILDRIDLQIEVSRLSEEELLNKNNDSESSKTIRQRVVNARKIQVERFKDEGLVSNSQISPKHIKKYCQLDSNGENLLRMAISKFNLSGRAYDRILKLSRTIADLKESENITQAHIAEAIQYRNFDRMMPATA, encoded by the coding sequence ATGATAGCAAATGTAATAACCGGAGCGCTAATAGGGATAGAAGGGTATAAAATCACTGTTGAAGTTGATATCTGCTCAACAATTCCGGGACTTACCATCGTGGGATTACCTGATATGGCGGTTTCAGAGGCAAAAGAAAGAATTCGCTCCGCTATAAAAAATTCGGGTTATGATTTCCCTTCAAGAAAAATAGTTATAAATCTTGCACCGGCAGACATCAGAAAAGAAGGTTCCGGCTTTGATCTGCCTATGGCTGTAGGTGTTCTGGCTGCTAACGGTGATATTAAATTTGAATCTCTCGAAAATGTCGGATTTCTTGGAGAATTATCCCTTGATGGAAGCTTAAGAACGGTTAACGGAGTTTTGCCGATCACTCTGGGTTTGAAAAAAGCAGGCATAAAAAAAATAGTAGTGCCTGAAAAAAATGCAAAAGAAGCGGCTCTTGTTGACGGAATTGAAGTTTATCCGGTGAATAATCTTCAGGATGTGTTTAAATTTCTTAATCCTCCTGCTATTTCGGAATTCAGAATTCAGCCGTACAAAATTGATATTAAAGAAATACTCGATAAAACAGCGCAGGAAGAAATAAAGTTTGATTTTAAGGATGTAAAAGGGCAGGAAAAAGCAAAAAGAGCTTTAGAAATTGCGGCAGCCGGCGGACACAATATACTTATGTCAGGTTCCCCGGGTGCAGGCAAAACGCTTCTTGCTAAATGTTTTGCAGGCATTTTACCTCCTCTGGAACTCTCAGAAGCTATGGAACTTACTAAAATTTACAGTGTTAGCGGGCTTCTTGAAAAAGATCAGCCTTTAGTTACCTCCAGACCTTTTAGATCACCGCATCATTCTGCTTCTTATGCAGGAATTGTAGGGGGCGGAACAAATCCAAAACCGGGAGAAATCAGTCTGGCTCATAGAGGCGTACTTTTTATGGATGAAGTAGTAGAATTTCCGAGACAAGTTCTGGAAATTCTAAGACAACCTCTCGAAGATGGCGAAGTTACAATAAGCAGGGCAATGATAAGTGTTAAATACCCTGCTGATTTTATACTTCTTGCGGCAATGAATCCCTGCCCTTGCGGGTATTTTGGAGACAAACTAAAACCATGTACATGTTCTGATTTTCAGGCAAAAAAATACTGGGCAAGGCTTTCTGGCCCGATTCTTGACAGGATTGATCTTCAGATAGAAGTATCAAGGCTTTCAGAAGAAGAGCTTTTAAACAAAAATAACGATTCTGAAAGTTCAAAAACAATAAGGCAAAGAGTTGTGAATGCAAGAAAAATTCAAGTTGAAAGGTTTAAAGACGAGGGTCTTGTCTCAAATTCTCAAATCTCTCCAAAGCATATAAAAAAATATTGCCAACTTGATTCTAATGGCGAAAACCTTTTGAGGATGGCTATTTCAAAGTTTAATCTTTCAGGGAGAGCCTATGACAGGATTTTAAAACTTTCCAGAACTATTGCAGACTTAAAGGAAAGCGAAAATATTACTCAGGCTCATATTGCAGAAGCAATACAGTACAGAAATTTTGACAGAATGATGCCGGCAACAGCTTAA
- a CDS encoding lytic transglycosylase domain-containing protein: MKVKRWIKYVFCAILAGFIVGFNIYEIHDLSSIKNVPLNSKKAIKERIMQEATRQGLSPILALSVVKQESDFEKTAKSYVGAIGLFQLMPSTAKDLNINPYKTEENIKGGIRYLKALKDQFGSTRLALAAYNAGPGSVMRYNGIPPFSETRTYVRNILSYYDYYSKNPNSIMIE, translated from the coding sequence ATGAAAGTTAAACGATGGATTAAGTACGTTTTTTGCGCTATTTTGGCGGGTTTTATTGTTGGTTTTAACATTTATGAAATACACGATCTAAGTTCTATCAAAAATGTTCCGCTTAACTCAAAAAAAGCCATTAAAGAAAGAATCATGCAAGAAGCCACAAGACAGGGGTTAAGTCCTATACTCGCTTTAAGCGTAGTAAAACAGGAATCCGATTTTGAAAAAACAGCTAAAAGTTACGTAGGAGCCATAGGTCTTTTTCAACTTATGCCCTCAACTGCAAAGGATTTAAACATAAATCCTTACAAAACGGAAGAAAATATAAAAGGCGGAATAAGATATTTAAAAGCCTTAAAGGATCAATTTGGTTCTACAAGACTGGCGCTTGCTGCTTATAATGCAGGACCAGGAAGCGTTATGAGATATAACGGAATTCCTCCATTTAGCGAAACCAGAACCTACGTAAGAAATATTCTTAGTTATTATGATTATTACAGCAAAAACCCTAATTCAATAATGATTGAATAG
- a CDS encoding MbcA/ParS/Xre antitoxin family protein: MPVIKQQKQTLKSEINTTALEAFFNICTLWQLKDKEQMILFGIQTESTFYNYKKNKKGILHKDTLERISYIVGIYKALQILFPDEKQSDGWIKKSNKAFNGKSALDVMLGGNVVDLAEIRNYLDAQRGW, translated from the coding sequence ATGCCTGTAATAAAACAACAAAAACAAACTTTAAAAAGCGAAATCAATACCACGGCTCTGGAAGCTTTTTTTAATATTTGCACATTATGGCAATTAAAAGATAAAGAGCAAATGATATTATTTGGAATTCAAACAGAATCAACTTTTTATAATTATAAAAAAAATAAAAAAGGGATATTACATAAAGACACTTTAGAGAGAATTTCTTATATAGTAGGCATTTATAAAGCATTACAGATACTTTTTCCTGATGAAAAACAGTCTGACGGGTGGATTAAAAAATCTAATAAAGCATTTAACGGAAAGTCGGCTCTGGACGTAATGCTCGGGGGAAATGTGGTTGATTTAGCGGAAATAAGGAATTATTTGGATGCACAAAGAGGCTGGTAG
- a CDS encoding GIY-YIG nuclease family protein, producing the protein MNDKQFYIYIMTNYENTTLYTGVTNDLIRSFNSSWNDLSKNWTDCHVEALASPRNDRGLWVCGRIE; encoded by the coding sequence ATGAATGATAAACAATTTTATATCTACATAATGACAAATTATGAAAATACAACATTATATACAGGTGTTACTAACGACCTTATAAGAAGTTTTAATTCCAGTTGGAATGACTTAAGTAAGAATTGGACAGATTGCCACGTCGAGGCTTTAGCCTCTCCTCGCAATGACAGGGGGTTATGGGTTTGTGGAAGAATTGAGTAG
- a CDS encoding RES family NAD+ phosphorylase, whose product MHKEAGSDKFCEIASDYYRIVTTRRPSINLYERIIDDNKLDALNFIESLTSSRLREQRGETAFIPTEQKVFCENSSLIEAPFAYRAKSRFSNGSFGIFYAAKDLITAIEETKYHKSLFFISTNEKSCESQQRVLFGNLNGNFNDIRNLNLPYIYSPDDYTDSQAFGVRLKENNSDGVVYNSVRNKTGECFGVFKPNLIKSCREIKSLNYSWDGKKITVSEIK is encoded by the coding sequence ATGCACAAAGAGGCTGGTAGCGATAAATTTTGTGAAATAGCTTCAGATTATTACCGCATAGTTACAACCCGAAGACCGAGCATTAATTTGTATGAAAGAATTATTGATGATAATAAATTAGATGCGCTTAATTTTATTGAATCTCTCACGAGTAGTCGCTTAAGAGAACAAAGAGGCGAAACGGCATTTATTCCGACCGAACAGAAAGTTTTTTGTGAAAACAGCTCTTTGATAGAAGCCCCTTTTGCTTACAGAGCAAAAAGCCGGTTTAGTAACGGTAGTTTTGGAATATTTTATGCTGCAAAAGATTTAATAACTGCTATAGAAGAAACAAAATACCATAAAAGCCTGTTTTTTATTTCTACAAACGAAAAATCCTGTGAGAGTCAACAACGTGTTTTATTTGGCAATTTAAACGGTAATTTTAATGATATTCGAAATTTAAATTTGCCTTATATTTACTCACCTGATGATTATACAGATTCACAAGCTTTCGGGGTTAGATTAAAGGAAAATAACTCGGACGGAGTGGTATATAATAGTGTTCGCAATAAAACAGGCGAATGTTTCGGGGTTTTTAAACCCAATTTAATTAAATCCTGCAGAGAAATTAAAAGCCTGAATTATAGTTGGGACGGTAAAAAAATAACTGTATCAGAAATCAAATAA
- a CDS encoding ROK family protein, producing the protein MNNYSIGIDLGGTKILAGIIDTKKGTVIETAKKRTKKLEADFIIQRIIETAEKAICKAQIPVSQISSIGIGAAGQVDRENGILISAPNLNCFNVELKRIIEEHFNIPTYIGNDVEVATLGEMKFGSGVGYNNFVCIFVGTGIGSGIICEGKHLKGATGTAGEIGHIIVDSGGRLCGCGGHGCLEAYASRSAIEKKILGSLKKGHKSIITENIKGSGVIRSKDLKEALDAGDEIVLNAITEASEYLSSGLASIINFYNPELIILGGGLIEAIDFFYDLTTKKTFAKALAVPADKIKIVKTGLKDFSGIVGAATLHQGHK; encoded by the coding sequence ATGAATAATTATTCAATAGGAATAGATCTCGGCGGTACAAAGATTTTGGCTGGTATTATCGATACAAAAAAAGGAACTGTAATAGAAACAGCAAAAAAACGTACCAAAAAACTTGAAGCTGACTTTATTATTCAAAGAATTATAGAAACTGCCGAAAAAGCTATCTGCAAAGCACAAATTCCTGTTTCTCAAATTTCCTCAATAGGTATAGGCGCGGCGGGACAAGTTGACAGAGAAAACGGTATTCTTATTTCTGCCCCTAACCTTAATTGTTTTAATGTAGAACTTAAGAGAATCATTGAAGAACACTTTAATATACCAACTTATATCGGCAATGACGTTGAAGTTGCAACACTCGGAGAAATGAAATTCGGTAGCGGTGTTGGCTATAACAATTTTGTGTGTATTTTTGTCGGGACAGGAATAGGTTCAGGAATTATTTGCGAAGGCAAGCACTTAAAAGGTGCAACCGGAACAGCAGGAGAAATTGGGCATATTATCGTTGATTCAGGCGGAAGACTTTGCGGATGCGGCGGACATGGCTGTCTTGAGGCTTATGCATCAAGATCAGCTATTGAAAAGAAAATTCTTGGCTCTCTTAAAAAAGGTCATAAGTCTATTATTACTGAAAACATAAAAGGAAGCGGTGTAATTCGGTCAAAAGACCTGAAAGAAGCTCTTGATGCAGGTGATGAAATAGTATTAAACGCTATAACCGAAGCATCAGAATATTTAAGCAGCGGTCTTGCTTCTATAATAAATTTTTACAACCCTGAATTAATCATTTTAGGCGGCGGTTTAATTGAAGCCATTGATTTCTTCTATGATCTAACCACCAAAAAGACTTTTGCTAAGGCTCTTGCGGTTCCTGCGGATAAGATAAAAATTGTAAAAACAGGGTTAAAGGATTTTTCGGGAATAGTCGGTGCGGCAACTTTGCATCAAGGACATAAGTAA
- the treS gene encoding maltose alpha-D-glucosyltransferase codes for MKIPKNNEKNNFWYKDSIIYEVHVRAFKDNNKDGIGDFKGLTEKLDYLKDLGINTIWLLPFFVSPLKDDGYDIEDYYNINKDYGTLSDFKNFIKECKKRSIKIIIELVVNHVSDRHHWFRDAVKKGEKSKFWNYFIWSDNQEKFKETRIIFSDTENSNWAWKPDVKKFYWHRFFSCQPDLNLNNPEVVKEINKIIKYWAEIGVDGFRLDAIPYLCVKEATTNENLPETHKVIKIWRKVLDDNFKNKIFLAEANQLPQNIVKYFGNGDECHLAYNFPLMPQIFIALKKESGEPIVEVMEKLPQIPYSCQWALFLRNHDELTLEMVTAEERNYMYEQYAKDPRMKLNLGIRKRLAPLLENDRSSLEVLNSILFSFPGSPVIYYGDEIGMGDNIYLNDRNGVRTPMQWTPDKNAGFSETSPQLLYLPLIIDIVYGYQSVNVESQNIQPNSLLAFMKKIISVRKKYKVFGRGSLEFLKPENIGVLAYIRSYEEQNVLCVANLSRTAEFVELNLSKHAGKFLLELFTGKIFPEIKDNSYILTMRPHSFFWFEIK; via the coding sequence ATGAAAATTCCTAAAAATAACGAAAAAAATAATTTCTGGTATAAGGATTCGATAATTTATGAAGTTCATGTTCGGGCTTTTAAAGACAACAACAAAGACGGGATAGGCGATTTTAAAGGCTTAACGGAAAAACTGGATTATTTAAAAGATTTAGGAATCAATACTATATGGCTTTTGCCCTTTTTTGTTTCTCCTTTAAAAGATGATGGCTATGATATAGAGGATTATTACAATATAAACAAAGACTACGGAACTTTAAGCGATTTTAAAAATTTTATAAAAGAATGCAAAAAAAGAAGCATAAAAATTATCATAGAACTTGTTGTAAACCACGTTTCCGACCGGCATCACTGGTTTAGGGATGCTGTTAAAAAAGGAGAGAAAAGCAAATTCTGGAATTATTTTATTTGGAGCGATAATCAGGAAAAATTTAAAGAAACCAGAATTATATTCAGCGATACAGAAAACTCTAACTGGGCATGGAAACCTGATGTGAAAAAATTTTACTGGCACAGGTTTTTTTCATGCCAGCCTGATTTGAATCTTAATAATCCTGAGGTCGTAAAAGAAATAAATAAAATAATTAAATACTGGGCAGAAATCGGTGTTGACGGCTTCAGGCTTGATGCAATTCCTTATCTTTGCGTTAAAGAAGCAACAACCAATGAAAACTTGCCTGAAACGCACAAGGTTATAAAAATTTGGCGAAAAGTGCTGGATGATAATTTCAAAAACAAAATTTTTCTCGCAGAAGCGAATCAATTGCCTCAAAATATTGTTAAATACTTTGGTAATGGAGATGAATGCCATCTTGCATATAACTTTCCATTAATGCCGCAAATTTTTATTGCTTTGAAAAAAGAATCCGGAGAACCTATCGTTGAAGTCATGGAAAAACTTCCTCAAATACCTTATTCCTGCCAGTGGGCATTGTTTTTAAGAAATCATGATGAATTGACACTTGAAATGGTGACAGCTGAAGAAAGAAACTATATGTATGAGCAATATGCCAAAGACCCTCGAATGAAATTAAATTTGGGAATCAGAAAAAGGCTTGCGCCTCTTCTTGAAAACGACAGAAGCTCTTTAGAGGTATTAAACTCCATTTTGTTTTCGTTTCCGGGCTCTCCTGTTATCTATTACGGCGATGAAATAGGAATGGGCGACAATATTTATTTAAACGACAGAAACGGGGTCAGAACACCAATGCAATGGACTCCTGACAAAAACGCAGGATTTTCCGAAACTTCCCCGCAACTATTGTATTTACCGCTGATAATCGATATTGTTTACGGTTATCAATCAGTTAATGTTGAAAGCCAAAATATTCAACCTAATTCCCTTTTAGCTTTTATGAAAAAAATCATCAGCGTAAGAAAAAAATATAAGGTTTTTGGAAGAGGATCTTTAGAATTTTTAAAACCTGAAAATATCGGGGTTTTGGCTTATATAAGAAGTTATGAAGAGCAAAATGTACTTTGCGTTGCAAATTTATCGAGAACCGCGGAATTTGTTGAGCTTAATCTGAGCAAACATGCAGGTAAATTTCTTTTGGAACTTTTTACAGGAAAAATTTTCCCTGAAATTAAGGACAACAGTTATATTTTAACTATGCGGCCACATTCTTTTTTCTGGTTTGAAATAAAATAA